A region of the Roseiflexus sp. RS-1 genome:
GGGACGCCCTGCGCTCTGATCGTCCATACCGTGCTGCCTGGACAGAGGAGCAGACCGTTGCCTATCTCCGGTCGCTGGCGGGAACGCACTTCGATCCGCAGGTGGTACGGGCGTTTCTGGAGATGTTTGGCTACGACCGGGGAGACTGAGAGGGACGCAGCAGCGCTGCGCCCATGCACTCCGGCGGGGGCTTTCCACCATCACCCCATCCGCCGGGCGATGGTCAGCATGACCTCGCTGTTGGTCACAAAGGGGTCAAGGTCATACGATCCGTACACGATCTCAACCGTAAAACCGGCGCGTTCCAGCAGGTGTTCGAGTTCGTAGCGGTAGAACCAGCGGAGCGTCATGGTGTGCAGGGTGCGTCGCACGCCGCCCCCGTCGTCAATCTCGTCGTACACGAAGGTGACGTGGTTGAGTTGCTGTGCCATATCCGCCCGCTGCGCAACGAATTTACAGACGCGGACGCCATCTTCCAGGCGAAACGTGCGATCCAGCGTCAGTTCGCCGTCGCAACCGGCGAGATTGCGCGCATGCGGGTTGAACACGTCGATTGCCAGCAGCCCGTCGGGATTGAGCGCTTTGTGAATACGGGCGAGTGCAGCCAGTTGATCGTCAATCGTGGTCAGATGCATGAAACTGTTCAGCGCCACAATTGCCAGGTCGTGATGATCGGGAGGAAGGTCGGATCGCACGTCGCCGTGATGGAGGGTGACCCGCGCAGCAACGCCGGCAGCGGCAACGCGCTCGCGCGCCCGCGCAATCATTGCCGCCGATGAGTCGATGCCGGTCACACGGATGCCGCTCTGTGCCAGCGGGACGACTAACCGCCCGCTGCCGCACATCACATCGATCACGCGCCCACCGGTGCGGCGCGCCAGTTCACGGTAGAAGGGGAGATCATCGGCAAAACCGCTGTGATCGGCGTCGTAAAAGCGGGCAATGGCGTCGTAGTCGCTCATAACGCTATGGTGTAACGCCGAAGATGTAGAGCGCCATCCCGACCAGAAGAACCAGCCCGATAACACCGACAGCAACCCCCAGCGGACTGATGACCGGGTCGAACCGTGGCGCAGGCGGAAGCATGGATTGATCAGGCAGCGACATACGACGCGCCTGTGCCTGGATCCATTCCATATCGGGCGCTGACGATGGGAATGGCGAGCGTACCGACTGCGGCTGGTAGGGAGTGTCGCGGTACGTCGATGGTTGATAGGACGATGGGAATGGCGAGCGCACCGACTGCGGCAGACTCCGATCATCGTCGTAGGTCGAGGGTTGGTAGGACGATGGGAATGGTGAACGCGCCGATTGAGGTTGGGATGTTGAGCGATCAGCGGTAGGGAAGCTTTCGCTTCGGCGGGTGATCCCGCGAATGACCGATATCAGCGCCCCCAGAATGACCAACCCCAGAATGATGAACGGCAACAGCCCCGCCGGAATGCGGACCGTGCCGCCGAGCGCGTTTTGCAGCGTATTCAGCAGCGGGCCGCCAGCGATCACCGCAAAGAAGATCAGCCAGCCGATGATCGATCCCCAATTGATCCCTGGTTGTCGCCTTTGTTCTTCCATATATCTGTATTGTACACCACCCTGGGCATTGCTGCGCACGCTTGCCCTGCATCTGTGAGATCGAGGAGAGACTCATCGTCGCACTGTCCTGGCATCAACAATGCTGCAACTGGTGTCAATCCTCGTTTGCTGATAGTTACAATTGCCCCGTATCATTCCAGGTATCGAGCAGAGCACGATAGGCAGGATCGTCGTAGCGTGCGGGGTGAAACGCCGCTGCCCAGGCAGGCAGCGCTTCACCGCTGAGATACGCTGCCAGTACGTCTGCTGCACCACAGGCAGCCATGATACCATACCCCGAAAAGGCGCCCATCACAAATGAACCGCGTGGACCTGCCGGACCGATCAGCGGACGGTTTTCGCGCGTTTTGGTGTAATAGCCGCCGTCGATGGTCGGACGCGGGGGGCGGTGGATGTAGGCTTCGAGCGCCGGAATGATGCGTGTAAGACCCCGCAGCGTCACATCGAAGAAATAGGGCGCGGCTGGCAACGGAAAAGTTTCTTCGACCGGCGCGGCATCGTATGCCCACAGCGCAATAACCCACGTGCTGCCGGTCCCTCCTTCTGGACGACAGTGCGCCCCAGCCGGAAGAACGTCCAGGAGCGACTGCGCTTCTGGATCGTCAGCAAGCATCGCGCGTTCGTCGTCAGTCCAGGCAATCGCCTGGGGATCGGCGCAAATGAGCAATGGTGCGTCGCGCGGAATGATGCCCAGATGATCTTCAAACGCAACCTTCAGATGACGCTCCGAGAAGACCGGCAGATCGACGCCAACCATGCGTCCCACCCGGCGCAGGAATGGTCCTGCGGCGTTGACGAACGCGCCGGTGGCAATACGTTGATTGTCGATCCACACAGCGGAGACCCGCCCGTCTGTCACCTCAACCGCCTCGACGCGCGCACGCAGGAGTCGGGCGCTGCGGCTGCATGCCCGTTCCAACAGGATCATGCCAAGTTGTTGTGCGCTCAACCATCCGCAGCGTCGCACGTGCAGCGCAGCAACGGCGGCATCTGCAAGGCAGGGAAAGAACCGGCGGAGCGTCGCCCGGTCAAGGATCAGGTCCGCGCCATCAGGCTGACCATCAAACCCATGTGCAATGGAGGGTGTATATGTGTCAGGGCGAACGTGCGTGCGCAGCGGTCCTGCACCCAGCGCCGCCGCCGTCTCGCCCGCATGTTGGAGTTGCGCCGTCTGCGCCGGATCGGTCGTGACATAGAGATAGCCGCGCCGGTTGAGCGCAATGGCATTCTGCGTTTCGTGCGCCAGTGCGTCGATCAGATCGATGCTACGGTTCATCAGCGCGACCATCGCGTTATCGGGACCGGGCCACCAGTTGCGATAGCACTCGCTCGACTTGTCGCTGGTGAGCGAGAGTGGCGGGCGCTCATCGACGAGCAGCACTGACGCGCCGCGTGCCGTCAACGCATCGGCAGCGGCAACGCCAGCAATGCCCGCACCACAGATCACGACATCGTAACTGCTCACAGCGCCTCCAGCACATTCACCATTCAATGGGCAATCGCATGTCTGTTCATGAT
Encoded here:
- a CDS encoding NAD(P)/FAD-dependent oxidoreductase, coding for MSSYDVVICGAGIAGVAAADALTARGASVLLVDERPPLSLTSDKSSECYRNWWPGPDNAMVALMNRSIDLIDALAHETQNAIALNRRGYLYVTTDPAQTAQLQHAGETAAALGAGPLRTHVRPDTYTPSIAHGFDGQPDGADLILDRATLRRFFPCLADAAVAALHVRRCGWLSAQQLGMILLERACSRSARLLRARVEAVEVTDGRVSAVWIDNQRIATGAFVNAAGPFLRRVGRMVGVDLPVFSERHLKVAFEDHLGIIPRDAPLLICADPQAIAWTDDERAMLADDPEAQSLLDVLPAGAHCRPEGGTGSTWVIALWAYDAAPVEETFPLPAAPYFFDVTLRGLTRIIPALEAYIHRPPRPTIDGGYYTKTRENRPLIGPAGPRGSFVMGAFSGYGIMAACGAADVLAAYLSGEALPAWAAAFHPARYDDPAYRALLDTWNDTGQL
- a CDS encoding class I SAM-dependent methyltransferase, whose translation is MSDYDAIARFYDADHSGFADDLPFYRELARRTGGRVIDVMCGSGRLVVPLAQSGIRVTGIDSSAAMIARARERVAAAGVAARVTLHHGDVRSDLPPDHHDLAIVALNSFMHLTTIDDQLAALARIHKALNPDGLLAIDVFNPHARNLAGCDGELTLDRTFRLEDGVRVCKFVAQRADMAQQLNHVTFVYDEIDDGGGVRRTLHTMTLRWFYRYELEHLLERAGFTVEIVYGSYDLDPFVTNSEVMLTIARRMG